One stretch of Humidesulfovibrio mexicanus DNA includes these proteins:
- a CDS encoding sigma-54 interaction domain-containing protein: MSFLKDISCEYIMDSLADGVFTVDLDWNITFFNRAASAITKVSRAEALGRKCWEVFRSSICDGSCSLKAALADGESRGNRSIFFVRPDGTKVPISISAAPLRDRKGRIVGGVESFRDLSALRLMQKKLDGLYRVEDIVSRSPAFQRILGILPQIAGSGATVLVLGESGTGKELVARAIHNLSARAGKPFVAVNCGALPENLLESELFGHKAGAFTDAKRDKPGRFQAADGGTLFLDEIGDMPLPLQVKILRALQEKIVEPLGAVKGQPVDVRVIAATNRDLEDMVARQTFRSDLFYRLNVVRLALPPLRERPEDVPLLAQHFISRQNALTGKEVAGLSDEVLRLLMRHPFPGNVRELENIIEYAFILCPGGLIQREHLPDKLARPAEGAASAQDAQIHTALSAFVGGPLADIKRQAVEQALARHGGRVMAACRELKISKDTLRRIVRTPSGEQGA; this comes from the coding sequence ATGAGCTTCCTGAAGGACATTTCCTGCGAGTACATCATGGACAGCTTGGCCGACGGCGTGTTCACCGTGGACCTGGACTGGAACATCACCTTCTTCAATCGCGCGGCCAGCGCCATCACCAAGGTGTCCAGGGCCGAGGCTTTGGGCCGCAAGTGCTGGGAGGTGTTCCGCTCCAGCATCTGCGACGGTTCCTGCTCCCTCAAGGCCGCGCTTGCCGATGGCGAGAGCCGGGGCAACCGCTCCATTTTCTTTGTGCGTCCCGACGGCACAAAGGTGCCCATCAGCATCAGCGCGGCCCCGCTGCGCGACCGCAAGGGCAGGATCGTGGGCGGCGTGGAGAGCTTCCGCGATCTTTCGGCCTTGCGGCTCATGCAGAAGAAGCTCGACGGCCTCTACCGCGTGGAGGACATTGTGAGCCGGAGCCCGGCCTTCCAGCGCATTCTGGGCATTTTGCCGCAGATAGCCGGCAGCGGGGCCACTGTGCTTGTGCTGGGCGAATCCGGCACGGGCAAGGAACTGGTGGCGCGGGCCATTCACAACCTGAGCGCCCGCGCGGGCAAGCCCTTTGTGGCCGTGAACTGCGGGGCCCTGCCCGAAAACCTGCTGGAAAGCGAATTGTTCGGCCACAAGGCCGGGGCCTTCACCGACGCCAAGCGCGACAAGCCCGGCCGTTTCCAGGCCGCGGACGGCGGCACCCTCTTCCTTGACGAGATTGGCGACATGCCTCTGCCGCTGCAGGTTAAAATACTGCGCGCGCTGCAGGAAAAGATCGTGGAGCCGCTTGGCGCGGTGAAGGGGCAGCCCGTGGACGTGCGGGTCATCGCCGCCACCAACCGCGACCTGGAGGACATGGTGGCCCGGCAGACCTTCCGCAGCGATTTGTTCTACCGCCTCAACGTGGTGCGCCTGGCCCTGCCCCCCCTGCGCGAACGGCCCGAGGACGTGCCGCTTTTGGCTCAGCACTTCATCTCCCGGCAGAACGCCCTCACCGGCAAGGAGGTCGCGGGGCTTTCGGACGAGGTGCTGCGCCTGCTCATGCGGCATCCGTTTCCCGGCAACGTGCGCGAGCTGGAGAACATCATCGAGTACGCCTTCATCCTGTGCCCTGGCGGGCTCATTCAGAGGGAGCACCTGCCGGACAAGCTGGCGCGTCCGGCCGAGGGCGCAGCTTCCGCCCAGGACGCGCAGATTCATACGGCGCTTTCGGCGTTTGTCGGCGGCCCGTTGGCGGACATCAAGCGCCAGGCCGTGGAGCAGGCCTTGGCCCGGCACGGCGGACGCGTCATGGCCGCCTGCCGCGAGCTTAAGATTTCCAAGGACACCCTGAGGCGCATTGTGCGTACACCGTCTGGCGAGCAGGGCGCCTGA